The genomic window AAATGACATCTTTACTATCTTCGGGATCTTTGGGCACGAGCATGAGTTTTAACTCATCTTCCAATACGCTCTGTCGATCTTTAGCTTCAAGAAGAACAGTTTGACCTAAATCTGCCATCTCCGGATCACCTGAATCCATCATTTCTCTGCCGCCAAGGATGTCATTTTCAAGTTTTTTGAATTCTTCATAATGTTTGATGATCGGTAGCAGGTCTTTGTAGTCTTTGCTGATCTTCGTATATTCTTTCACATCGGATACAATGGAAGGATCTGACATCCTTTCTTCAAGGTATTGGTATCGCTCGTACACGGCTTGCAGTCTTTTGATCAGATCCATAGAAATAGAAATGGCGGCGCAAACCTACAATTTTTTTCTTTGCCTGTCGAACTAAGGAACGGATGTAAGGTGATTTCGCTCCAGCATTATCCTATTCATTCACTGCTGGACAAAATGTAAAAACCATTCAAAAGCCTCTGTTTACTTCTAGTAGTGCAGATCATTTGAATGGATTAAAATGTAAGCTCCAAATTTTGGTTTTCAATCAGTACCACCTGAAAAAATTTAACAATGTTCAGCTTTTCCGGGTACCTGAACAATTGCTTGAAATGCCGGTGCCTTATAGACTTTGGATGAAATAATCAGATATTGTTTAGCTTTGGGCAATGATCAACATTCAATTGCTTTCAGATATCTGCAGAGCCCAGGGTGCACCCGGTTATGAAAATGAGATCCGAAATCTGATTTTATCTCAGCTTGAAGGTAAAGTAGATCATCTTGAAGTGGATCCTATGGGAAATATCATTGCGATGAAACGAGGTCGCAGTAGAAAGAAGCTCTTGTTTTCCGCTCATATGGACGAAATCGGATTTATTGTCCAGCATATAGATGATGATGGATTCGTCAAATTCCTGCCACTAGGCGGCTTTGACCCAAAGACACTTACCGCACAAAGAGTTATTATCCAGGGTAAGAAAAACATTATCGGAGTCATGGGTAGCAAGCCCATACACCTGATGTCTCCCGAGGAGCGCAATAAAGTCCCTGCCATCAAGGATTATTTTATTGATACCGGTTTGACGAAGACAGAACTTGAAGATTTCATTTCAGTGGGAGATCCGATCACCAGAGAAAGAGAGCTGATTGAAATGGGAGATTGTATCAATGCAAAGTCTCTGGACAATCGAATTTCTGTGTATGCTCTGCTCCAGGCAATTCTCGAAATTTCAGAACCCTCCCTGGACACCTATGCAGTGTTTAGTGTGCAGGAAGAGGTCGGATTGCGTGGTGCGAAGGTAGCAGCTCACAGGGTCCAGGCAGATTATGCGATCAATCTGGATACTACAATTGCTTTTGATGTGCCGGGCTCACAATCTTATGAAGTAGTCACCAGGCTTGGTCAGGGTACAGCTATTAAGTGGATGGACTCCAGCGTACTTTGTGACCAAAGGCTAATCCGATTTCTCAAATCTTGTGCTGTCGCAAGAGGGATACCTTGGCAACCCGAACTTCTTCCTGCGGGGGGAACAGATACCGGCGTAGTGCAACAAGCGGCCGGAGGATGTATTGCAGGAGCCATTTCAATTCCAACAAGACATATTCACCAAGTCATTGAAATGGTAAATCGCAATGACGTCAGACATACTATTGACCTTTGCCTTGAAGCGATGATAAAAATAGACAGCTATGATTTTTCGTTCTGATTCAGTAATCAGTCTTAATAAAAATCAATGAAGTATTATGTGGGTTGAGAAGGACAACAAACTATGTGCAAGTTTTCGATTCAAAGATTTCACTGAAGCCTTTGCCTTTATGACAGAAGTCGCTATGTTTTGTGAGAGAACCAATCATCATCCTGATTGGTCAAATAGTTGGAATAAAGTGGATGTTCAATTAAACACACATAGTGCAGGTGGTATCATTACAGATAAGGATAAGTTGCTTGCAGACAAGATGGAAAAAACGTACCGACGCTATAAAATCGAAGCGAGACCTGAGTGAATCATAGTCCCAGGAGTTGAATCGCTTTGAAGGTCCGCAAATCTTACAAATACTCCGCTATCTTTGAGCACTCATAGTCTGCTGAATGAATTATCTCAAGCTCGAAGG from Saprospiraceae bacterium includes these protein-coding regions:
- a CDS encoding M42 family metallopeptidase, with the translated sequence MINIQLLSDICRAQGAPGYENEIRNLILSQLEGKVDHLEVDPMGNIIAMKRGRSRKKLLFSAHMDEIGFIVQHIDDDGFVKFLPLGGFDPKTLTAQRVIIQGKKNIIGVMGSKPIHLMSPEERNKVPAIKDYFIDTGLTKTELEDFISVGDPITRERELIEMGDCINAKSLDNRISVYALLQAILEISEPSLDTYAVFSVQEEVGLRGAKVAAHRVQADYAINLDTTIAFDVPGSQSYEVVTRLGQGTAIKWMDSSVLCDQRLIRFLKSCAVARGIPWQPELLPAGGTDTGVVQQAAGGCIAGAISIPTRHIHQVIEMVNRNDVRHTIDLCLEAMIKIDSYDFSF
- a CDS encoding 4a-hydroxytetrahydrobiopterin dehydratase — encoded protein: MWVEKDNKLCASFRFKDFTEAFAFMTEVAMFCERTNHHPDWSNSWNKVDVQLNTHSAGGIITDKDKLLADKMEKTYRRYKIEARPE